One stretch of Diabrotica undecimpunctata isolate CICGRU chromosome 5, icDiaUnde3, whole genome shotgun sequence DNA includes these proteins:
- the Prosbeta1 gene encoding proteasome subunit beta type-6, whose protein sequence is MPLMNEFGAMTGPDDWRDAAHSTGTSIMAAEFDGGVVIGADSRTTTGAYIANRVADKLTKVTDHIYCCRSGSAADTQAIADIVAYHLNFHGMELGEEPKVEVGAAIFQELCYNYRDSLMAGILVAGWDKKKGGQVYSIPIGGMCVRQEVSIGGSGSSYVYGYVDANFKPNMSKEECVKFVTNTLALAMSRDGSSGGVVRLGIINEAGIERRVILGNELPKFYEG, encoded by the exons ATGCCTCTTATGAATGAGTTTGGTGCAATGACTGGTCCTGATGATTGGAGAGATGCTGCTCACAGTACAGGC ACCTCTATTATGGCCGCAGAGTTTGACGGCGGCGTTGTTATAGGAGCAGATTCTCGCACAACTACtgg GGCTTACATAGCAAACCGTGTAGCAGACAAACTCACCAAAGTCACTGACCATATCTACTGTTGTCGTTCCGGATCTGCAGCAGATACACAAGCAATTGCAGACATTGTTGCTTATCATCTTAATTTTCATGG tATGGAACTTGGTGAAGAACCCAAAGTAGAAGTAGGTGCTGCCATTTTCCAAGAACTTTGCTACAATTATAGAGATTCACTAATGGCTGGAATACTGGTAGCAGGTTGGGATAAGAAGAAAGGCGGTCAAGTCTATTCCATACCAATTGGTGGGATGTGTGTGAGGCAAGAAGTGTCAATAGGAGGATCAGGTTCCAGTTATGTTTATGGTTATGTAGATGCCAATTTCAAACCCAATATGAGCAAAGAAGAATGTGTGAAGTTTGTCACAAATA cattGGCACTTGCTATGTCCAGAGATGGTTCTTCAGGAGGTGTAGTCAGACTGGGAATCATCAATGAAGCTGGTATTGAACGAAGAGTTATTTTAGGAAATGAATTGCCCAAATTTTATGAAggttaa
- the foi gene encoding zinc transporter foi isoform X3 produces MSSHHVISVCIFCFICATHTPCSAHAAVKHNSLHQKDYGQPSLLEKYQENNRDLPVLGKTENSIIDLNHRKVRRSSESGNDNVNNSDSDTDHLRKIFLKYGDGEYMTKEGFKKFLGDLNLSKHIITDDNPGHDGHEHHDHEHHDTHNHSEDKNNTCLEVEEIPSSVGLNSSYEKINEDSFYKMCPILLYSLVNKDCTKMLDDHHDMDDIAPIVNNGFVWLCSILAIIVISACGVLSLVIIPVMQKRFYKPLIQYLVALAVGTLAGDALLHLLPHAMSTTHGHSHHHTHLAEDSSHDENIQKGCVAMLGLTFFFVMERLISLCVKWRKGKQKKHSHITVINDRRESIDQKNETQCMDKYNSFPYCYKDIMDNPQKMEPNNQNLDCPSDMNICTEANKMLTPEHKNDDYTVIVREHKSEHHGHSHKHGHVHAAPKNFSSVAWMVIMGDGLHNFTDGMAIGAAFSGSLAGGFSTTVAVFCHELPHELGDFAMLLKAGMTIKQALFYNILSSVLCIFGNIFGLMLGNTEYASSWVFAAAAGMFIYIALVDMIPELSSAHEDEGNVGQALLHLGGLLTGLGVMALIAFYEHDLMTVFSEAH; encoded by the exons ATGTCGTCTCATCATGTCATATCTGTGTGTATCTTCTGCTTCATATGCGCAACACATACGCCCTGTTCTGCTCATGCAGCTGTGAAACATAACTCCCTTCATCAGAAGGATTATGGGCAACCTTCTTTACTAG aaaaatatcaagaaaacaaCCGAGATCTACCGGTCCTTGGTAAAACGGAAAACAGTATTATAGACTTAAATCATAGAAAAGTTCGACGGAGTAGTGAATCGGGCAACGATAATGTAAATAACAGTGACAGTGACACAGATCATCTTAGGAAAATATTTCTGAAGTATGGCGACGGAGAATACATGACGAAAGAAGGTTTCAAGAAGTTCCTAGGCGATTTAAACTTATCCAAACACATAATAACAGACGACAACCCCGGCCACGATGGCCACGAACATCATGACCACGAGCATCATGATACGCACAACCATtctgaagataaaaataatacg TGCTTAGAAGTTGAGGAGATTCCGTCGTCAGTGGGACTAAATAGTTCTTACGAAAAAATAAACGAAGACTCATTCTACAAAATGTGTCCCATTTTACTATATAGCTTAGTTAATAAAGACTGTACCAAAATGTTAGATGACCATCATGATATGGACGACATTGCTCCTATTGTAAATAACGGATTTGTCTGGCTGTGTTCTATTCTTGCTATTATAGTTATAAGCGCTTGTGGAGTCTTATCTCTAGTTATTATCCCAGTTATGCAGAAGAG gtTCTACAAGCCTCTCATACAATATCTCGTCGCTCTCGCCGTCGGCACTTTAGCCGGAGACGCTCTCCTTCATCTTCTTCCCCACGCCATGAGTACTACACACGGTCATTCTCATCATCACACCCATTTGGCGGAAGACTCCTCGCACGATGAAAATATTCAGAAAGGTTGTGTTGCTATGTTGGGCCTCACGTTTTTCTTCGTCATGGAGAGACTAATTTCGTTGTGCGTTAAATGGAGGAAAGGAAAACAGAAGAAACATTCCCATATAACTGTCATCAACGATAGAAGGGAAAGCATAGACCAGAAAAATGAGACACAGTGTATGGACAAATACAATTCCTTTCCTTATTGCTATAAGGATATAATGGATAATCCTC AGAAAATGGAACCCAATAACCAGAATCTGGATTGTCCGTCTGATATGAACATCTGTACCGAAGCTAATAAGATGTTAACACCTGAACACAAAAATGATGATTATACTGTAATTGTACGAGAACATAAGAGCGAACACCACGGACATTCACATAAACACGGACATGTTCATGCAGCACCTAAAAATTTTTCGTCCGTAGCCTGGATGGTCATAATGGGTGATGG ATTACACAATTTCACCGATGGAATGGCAATTGGAGCAGCGTTTTCAGGTAGTTTAGCCGGTGGGTTTTCAACAACAGTAGCGGTGTTTTGCCATGAACTACCTCACGAGCTCGGAGATTTTGCTATGTTATTAAAAGCTGGAATGACCATCAAACAAGCTCTTTTCTACAATATACTCTCCAGCGTTTTGTGCATATTTGGAAATATTTTCGGACTTATGCTTG GTAATACTGAATACGCCAGTTCGTGGGTATTTGCTGCAGCTGCCGGTATGTTCATCTACATCGCCTTGGTGGACATGATCCCCGAATTAAGCTCTGCCCACGAAGATGAAGGCAACGTAGGACAAGCTCTGTTACATTTGGGCGGTTTACTTACCGGTTTGGGTGTGATGGCCCTTATCGCATTTTATGAGCATGATCTAATGACGGTTTTCAGCGAAGCTCATTAG
- the foi gene encoding zinc transporter foi isoform X2, whose product MSSHHVISVCIFCFICATHTPCSAHAAVKHNSLHQKDYGQPSLLEKYQENNRDLPVLGKTENSIIDLNHRKVRRSSESGNDNVNNSDSDTDHLRKIFLKYGDGEYMTKEGFKKFLGDLNLSKHIITDDNPGHDGHEHHDHEHHDTHNHSEDKNNTCLEVEEIPSSVGLNSSYEKINEDSFYKMCPILLYSLVNKDCTKMLDDHHDMDDIAPIVNNGFVWLCSILAIIVISACGVLSLVIIPVMQKRFYKPLIQYLVALAVGTLAGDALLHLLPHAMSTTHGHSHHHTHLAEDSSHDENIQKGCVAMLGLTFFFVMERLISLCVKWRKGKQKKHSHITVINDRRESIDQKNETQCMDKYNSFPYCYKDIMDNPHRTATTVLDPASKSDTQKISKSSTLEKMEPNNQNLDCPSDMNICTEANKMLTPEHKNDDYTVIVREHKSEHHGHSHKHGHVHAAPKNFSSVAWMVIMGDGLHNFTDGMAIGAAFSGSLAGGFSTTVAVFCHELPHELGDFAMLLKAGMTIKQALFYNILSSVLCIFGNIFGLMLGNTEYASSWVFAAAAGMFIYIALVDMIPELSSAHEDEGNVGQALLHLGGLLTGLGVMALIAFYEHDLMTVFSEAH is encoded by the exons ATGTCGTCTCATCATGTCATATCTGTGTGTATCTTCTGCTTCATATGCGCAACACATACGCCCTGTTCTGCTCATGCAGCTGTGAAACATAACTCCCTTCATCAGAAGGATTATGGGCAACCTTCTTTACTAG aaaaatatcaagaaaacaaCCGAGATCTACCGGTCCTTGGTAAAACGGAAAACAGTATTATAGACTTAAATCATAGAAAAGTTCGACGGAGTAGTGAATCGGGCAACGATAATGTAAATAACAGTGACAGTGACACAGATCATCTTAGGAAAATATTTCTGAAGTATGGCGACGGAGAATACATGACGAAAGAAGGTTTCAAGAAGTTCCTAGGCGATTTAAACTTATCCAAACACATAATAACAGACGACAACCCCGGCCACGATGGCCACGAACATCATGACCACGAGCATCATGATACGCACAACCATtctgaagataaaaataatacg TGCTTAGAAGTTGAGGAGATTCCGTCGTCAGTGGGACTAAATAGTTCTTACGAAAAAATAAACGAAGACTCATTCTACAAAATGTGTCCCATTTTACTATATAGCTTAGTTAATAAAGACTGTACCAAAATGTTAGATGACCATCATGATATGGACGACATTGCTCCTATTGTAAATAACGGATTTGTCTGGCTGTGTTCTATTCTTGCTATTATAGTTATAAGCGCTTGTGGAGTCTTATCTCTAGTTATTATCCCAGTTATGCAGAAGAG gtTCTACAAGCCTCTCATACAATATCTCGTCGCTCTCGCCGTCGGCACTTTAGCCGGAGACGCTCTCCTTCATCTTCTTCCCCACGCCATGAGTACTACACACGGTCATTCTCATCATCACACCCATTTGGCGGAAGACTCCTCGCACGATGAAAATATTCAGAAAGGTTGTGTTGCTATGTTGGGCCTCACGTTTTTCTTCGTCATGGAGAGACTAATTTCGTTGTGCGTTAAATGGAGGAAAGGAAAACAGAAGAAACATTCCCATATAACTGTCATCAACGATAGAAGGGAAAGCATAGACCAGAAAAATGAGACACAGTGTATGGACAAATACAATTCCTTTCCTTATTGCTATAAGGATATAATGGATAATCCTC ACAGAACGGCCACTACTGTCCTGGACCCCGCTTCCAAATCAGATACTCAAAAAATTTCTAAATCTTCTACCCTAGAGAAAATGGAACCCAATAACCAGAATCTGGATTGTCCGTCTGATATGAACATCTGTACCGAAGCTAATAAGATGTTAACACCTGAACACAAAAATGATGATTATACTGTAATTGTACGAGAACATAAGAGCGAACACCACGGACATTCACATAAACACGGACATGTTCATGCAGCACCTAAAAATTTTTCGTCCGTAGCCTGGATGGTCATAATGGGTGATGG ATTACACAATTTCACCGATGGAATGGCAATTGGAGCAGCGTTTTCAGGTAGTTTAGCCGGTGGGTTTTCAACAACAGTAGCGGTGTTTTGCCATGAACTACCTCACGAGCTCGGAGATTTTGCTATGTTATTAAAAGCTGGAATGACCATCAAACAAGCTCTTTTCTACAATATACTCTCCAGCGTTTTGTGCATATTTGGAAATATTTTCGGACTTATGCTTG GTAATACTGAATACGCCAGTTCGTGGGTATTTGCTGCAGCTGCCGGTATGTTCATCTACATCGCCTTGGTGGACATGATCCCCGAATTAAGCTCTGCCCACGAAGATGAAGGCAACGTAGGACAAGCTCTGTTACATTTGGGCGGTTTACTTACCGGTTTGGGTGTGATGGCCCTTATCGCATTTTATGAGCATGATCTAATGACGGTTTTCAGCGAAGCTCATTAG
- the foi gene encoding zinc transporter foi isoform X1 has protein sequence MSSHHVISVCIFCFICATHTPCSAHAAVKHNSLHQKDYGQPSLLEKYQENNRDLPVLGKTENSIIDLNHRKVRRSSESGNDNVNNSDSDTDHLRKIFLKYGDGEYMTKEGFKKFLGDLNLSKHIITDDNPGHDGHEHHDHEHHDTHNHSEDKNNTCLEVEEIPSSVGLNSSYEKINEDSFYKMCPILLYSLVNKDCTKMLDDHHDMDDIAPIVNNGFVWLCSILAIIVISACGVLSLVIIPVMQKRFYKPLIQYLVALAVGTLAGDALLHLLPHAMSTTHGHSHHHTHLAEDSSHDENIQKGCVAMLGLTFFFVMERLISLCVKWRKGKQKKHSHITVINDRRESIDQKNETQCMDKYNSFPYCYKDIMDNPHNTYYDTDRTATTVLDPASKSDTQKISKSSTLEKMEPNNQNLDCPSDMNICTEANKMLTPEHKNDDYTVIVREHKSEHHGHSHKHGHVHAAPKNFSSVAWMVIMGDGLHNFTDGMAIGAAFSGSLAGGFSTTVAVFCHELPHELGDFAMLLKAGMTIKQALFYNILSSVLCIFGNIFGLMLGNTEYASSWVFAAAAGMFIYIALVDMIPELSSAHEDEGNVGQALLHLGGLLTGLGVMALIAFYEHDLMTVFSEAH, from the exons ATGTCGTCTCATCATGTCATATCTGTGTGTATCTTCTGCTTCATATGCGCAACACATACGCCCTGTTCTGCTCATGCAGCTGTGAAACATAACTCCCTTCATCAGAAGGATTATGGGCAACCTTCTTTACTAG aaaaatatcaagaaaacaaCCGAGATCTACCGGTCCTTGGTAAAACGGAAAACAGTATTATAGACTTAAATCATAGAAAAGTTCGACGGAGTAGTGAATCGGGCAACGATAATGTAAATAACAGTGACAGTGACACAGATCATCTTAGGAAAATATTTCTGAAGTATGGCGACGGAGAATACATGACGAAAGAAGGTTTCAAGAAGTTCCTAGGCGATTTAAACTTATCCAAACACATAATAACAGACGACAACCCCGGCCACGATGGCCACGAACATCATGACCACGAGCATCATGATACGCACAACCATtctgaagataaaaataatacg TGCTTAGAAGTTGAGGAGATTCCGTCGTCAGTGGGACTAAATAGTTCTTACGAAAAAATAAACGAAGACTCATTCTACAAAATGTGTCCCATTTTACTATATAGCTTAGTTAATAAAGACTGTACCAAAATGTTAGATGACCATCATGATATGGACGACATTGCTCCTATTGTAAATAACGGATTTGTCTGGCTGTGTTCTATTCTTGCTATTATAGTTATAAGCGCTTGTGGAGTCTTATCTCTAGTTATTATCCCAGTTATGCAGAAGAG gtTCTACAAGCCTCTCATACAATATCTCGTCGCTCTCGCCGTCGGCACTTTAGCCGGAGACGCTCTCCTTCATCTTCTTCCCCACGCCATGAGTACTACACACGGTCATTCTCATCATCACACCCATTTGGCGGAAGACTCCTCGCACGATGAAAATATTCAGAAAGGTTGTGTTGCTATGTTGGGCCTCACGTTTTTCTTCGTCATGGAGAGACTAATTTCGTTGTGCGTTAAATGGAGGAAAGGAAAACAGAAGAAACATTCCCATATAACTGTCATCAACGATAGAAGGGAAAGCATAGACCAGAAAAATGAGACACAGTGTATGGACAAATACAATTCCTTTCCTTATTGCTATAAGGATATAATGGATAATCCTC ACAATACATATTATGACACAGACAGAACGGCCACTACTGTCCTGGACCCCGCTTCCAAATCAGATACTCAAAAAATTTCTAAATCTTCTACCCTAGAGAAAATGGAACCCAATAACCAGAATCTGGATTGTCCGTCTGATATGAACATCTGTACCGAAGCTAATAAGATGTTAACACCTGAACACAAAAATGATGATTATACTGTAATTGTACGAGAACATAAGAGCGAACACCACGGACATTCACATAAACACGGACATGTTCATGCAGCACCTAAAAATTTTTCGTCCGTAGCCTGGATGGTCATAATGGGTGATGG ATTACACAATTTCACCGATGGAATGGCAATTGGAGCAGCGTTTTCAGGTAGTTTAGCCGGTGGGTTTTCAACAACAGTAGCGGTGTTTTGCCATGAACTACCTCACGAGCTCGGAGATTTTGCTATGTTATTAAAAGCTGGAATGACCATCAAACAAGCTCTTTTCTACAATATACTCTCCAGCGTTTTGTGCATATTTGGAAATATTTTCGGACTTATGCTTG GTAATACTGAATACGCCAGTTCGTGGGTATTTGCTGCAGCTGCCGGTATGTTCATCTACATCGCCTTGGTGGACATGATCCCCGAATTAAGCTCTGCCCACGAAGATGAAGGCAACGTAGGACAAGCTCTGTTACATTTGGGCGGTTTACTTACCGGTTTGGGTGTGATGGCCCTTATCGCATTTTATGAGCATGATCTAATGACGGTTTTCAGCGAAGCTCATTAG